Proteins from a single region of Gambusia affinis linkage group LG12, SWU_Gaff_1.0, whole genome shotgun sequence:
- the LOC122840862 gene encoding leucine-rich repeat-containing protein 30-like, whose protein sequence is MGGKQSRSLSNSELNEVSVGQRRKGTMRDEQPSLSWAAERIRKQTSVHFGFSTLSFAMRGLDETPAELWELQDLQKLNLSMNCLCSLPPALGSLDNLVILNLLGNNLSSLPPEIGLLKKLRVLFACRNRLSEVPEELGSCTCLEVLSLANNQISSLPSSLAAMHHLTKLNLSHNRIVHIPTCVYSMKGLVFLHLACNRLETIADQIQDLVNLKILIVEGNSIHTLPKTLCFLDSLELLNVDFNELQNVPDEMYQLSRLRRLACHPLDKGLHIIHNPLLKPIHEVLQGGLSALYNYLKPT, encoded by the coding sequence ATGGGTGGGAAGCAGTCCCGCAGCCTGTCCAACTCAGAGTTGAATGAGGTGAGTGTGGGCCAAAGGAGGAAGGGTACAATGAGAGACGAGCAGCCCAGCCTGTCCTGGGCAGCGGAGAGGATCCGTAAACAAACCAGCGTCCACTTTGGTTTCAGTACTTTGAGTTTTGCCATGCGGGGGTTGGATGAAACCCCTGCTGAGCTGTGGGAGCTCCAGGACCTTCAGAAACTCAACTTGTCCATGAACTGTCTGTGCTCCTTGCCTCCCGCTCTGGGTTCTCTGGACAATCTGGTGATTCTCAACTTGTTGGGAAACAACCTGTCCAGCCTCCCCCCTGAGATCGGCCTGCTGAAGAAACTTCGCGTGCTGTTCGCCTGTCGCAACCGCCTGAGTGAGGTCCCTGAGGAGCTGGGCTCCTGCACATGCCTGGAGGTGCTGAGCTTGGCCAACAACCAGATCTCCAGCCTCCCCAGCAGCTTGGCTGCCATGCATCATCTGACCAAACTCAACCTCAGTCACAACCGCATTGTTCACATCCCCACCTGCGTCTACAGCATGAAAGGACTGGTCTTCCTGCACTTGGCCTGCAACCGCTTGGAGACCATAGCAGATCAGATTCAAGACCTGGTTAACCTGAAGATCCTGATCGTGGAGGGAAACAGCATACACACTCTTCcaaagactttgtgtttcttgGATTCATTGGAGCTTCTGAATGTGGACTTTAATGAGCTGCAAAATGTGCCTGATGAGATGTACCAGCTGAGCAGACTCAGGCGGTTAGCCTGCCACCCACTGGATAAAGGACTTCATATAATTCACAACCCGCTCCTCAAGCCTATCCATGAGGTGCTGCAAGGTGGACTCAGTGCTCTGTATAACTACCTCAAGCCCACTTAA